The DNA window CGGCGGGGGTGGCGCCTTGGTGTAGGGAGGTGCGGCCACATCTGCAGCCGACGCAGGAGTAGCCATGCCTAACGCTACCAGACCAACCGTGGCCAGGAGAAACTTCTTCATCGTAAATCTCCATCTCTTTCTCTGTCGCCTCTGGCGATTTATCTGAAACGATAAATACACCCTCGCGAGCGCCGATAATGTTGTTGTCGAGCTTTGCTTGATTTGAATTTCCACCTGAATGATAGGCGATTTGACACAGATATTCTGTGCTTTAAATGCAACTGACGTTTTTTAAATAAAATTAAAACGGCTGACTGCGTTCGGTTGACAGAAACCATAACGAGAGATTAATGTCGGCTTGTTAATATTTAATTTATTGAACGTGTAACCCGCCTAAGAGCCATTGCCCCATGCCAATCATCGCGATTGTCGGTTGCAGCTCTGTCGTGTTGCACGGATATTTAATTGGGTCTTATTTGGCGATTTAATTCGGTCTTACTTGGAGAAACGAAGCAGGAGAAGCGAAGTAAATGAGTCGAATTGCTGAAATTCGTAACCAGGAAATGATGTACCGAGAGCGTGCTTTGCTTGACACGGAACGTAAAGAATTCTGGCTGGCAAAGGCCGACGAATGGGCGCAGCGGGCAGTTGACGAAATTGCTCTTCAATTCAGGGAAAGCAATGGGGCGAGCTTGACTGCTGGTTAAACTCATGAGACGGACGGCGGAAGCCGCCACGTTTTAATGGGTGATCCTCGGTTTAGTGCCCGCACCACTGTGTGAAGCCGCCCCTCCGGCGGTTACTCAGCTTTATCTTTGGTGATGCAACCGCGCGCATTCGACATCTCGGTCCGCGGCCTCTTCGGCGGGCCCGCGATGTCGCTTATTGGCACTTTCAGGACTTCGCGCGACGTCCGGCTTGAGTCCGCAATCGGCACCAAAACGGACGTCCGCCGACGCCTCTGACTTTATCGGTTCGCGCCCTAGCTCAGCGGCACGCTCTGGGCATGCTTGAAGATATTTTTCGGATCGACCTGAGCCTTGATCTTCATCAGCCGCGGGAGGTTATCGCCCCAATAGGCCTTGGCGTAACCGTTGCCGAGATCAAGATCGCAGTAGTTCACGTAGCATCCGCCGGAAACGAACGGCCTCATCGAATCGTACAAGGTCCGCATCGCCAACAGGTGTGCATCCGAAGCGTCGGGCTTATCCCACTGCATGTAATACTGCATCGAGTATTTCGTATTGGCGCGGTGGACGAAGGCGGTCGCGTCTGAAGCAACCTTGTTGATTGCTCCCCCGTAACTGTCACACAGCAACGCCATCGATACCGGGGCTTTCTGCAGACCTCCAAGCAACGTCAGGATGCCCTGGTCGGTCATCGGCTCCGTGACGTAGTCGGACTTTCCCTTCATCAAGATCGATTCGTAGACAGGGGCATGCTTGCCGCCGTTGAAGGCCGTGGCGGCCAGATCAAACGTCTCTGTTACTATCGCAGGAGCATCGTCTGCTGCACCGGCAAGGCTTTGAAGACGCTTGAGTTCGACTTTCAGCCTGCTTGCGGATTGCACCGACAGCCCGGTCACACGCAGCTTGATCAATCCCGGCTTCTTCTTCTCAGCTTTTTCCAGATGAAGCGTGCACGTGATCGACGACGGCAAATCCTCGAGCCATTGCTGCCAGGCTTGCATGACTTTCACCCCCTGGGCGGGCGTCTTGTTCCATTCCATTCCGAATTTGGCGACCATGTTGACCGCGCTGGTTCGAAAAATGAAATTCGTAACGACGCCAAAGCTTCCATTGCCGCCACCGCGCAATGCCCAGAACAGATCCGGATTTGCCTGTTCGCTCACGGTACGAATCTGTCCGGACGCATCGACCATCTCCATCGACAGGATGCTGTCGCAAGCGAGGCCAAAGGGACGCCCAAGCAGTCCAAAACCTCCGCCCAGCGAATGGCCCGCGACCCCCACGGGAAAGCAGCTTCCCGCCGGTATAGCCAAATGGCTCGGCGTGAGCGCCTTGTAGACCGATCCGAGCGAAGAGCCGGAGCCGATCGATACCGACTTCTTGTCGTTCGAGAGCTTGATCGCGGTCATTCCGCGCACATCGATCACAAGATCCGGACTCTGCGAAAATCCTTCATAGGAGTGACCGCCCGAGCGGATCGCGAAGTCGATACCGTTGTTGGTGGCCCAAAGGATAGTACTGCCGACCGCCGCGGCGCTTCCGGCAACCACCCGCACCCGCGGCGTGATTTGCGTTCGCAGCTGGTATGACTTGTCAAAGTCGAATTTGCTGGAACCCTTGTTCTCGGGGATCAAGACCAGATCCTTCTTCGGATCCAGCGACGCCTGCAGCGCGGCAATCGGCAAACCGGTTTCGGCCTCCGCCTGACGGATCGAAAGCAGCGAACCGCCGACAATCAAATGAGCCGATAAACCACCCGTGACCTTCAGGAAATCACGCCTTTGCATTTCGTCCCCCTCCCCGATCTATTCAC is part of the Bradyrhizobium erythrophlei genome and encodes:
- a CDS encoding FAD-binding oxidoreductase; translated protein: MQRRDFLKVTGGLSAHLIVGGSLLSIRQAEAETGLPIAALQASLDPKKDLVLIPENKGSSKFDFDKSYQLRTQITPRVRVVAGSAAAVGSTILWATNNGIDFAIRSGGHSYEGFSQSPDLVIDVRGMTAIKLSNDKKSVSIGSGSSLGSVYKALTPSHLAIPAGSCFPVGVAGHSLGGGFGLLGRPFGLACDSILSMEMVDASGQIRTVSEQANPDLFWALRGGGNGSFGVVTNFIFRTSAVNMVAKFGMEWNKTPAQGVKVMQAWQQWLEDLPSSITCTLHLEKAEKKKPGLIKLRVTGLSVQSASRLKVELKRLQSLAGAADDAPAIVTETFDLAATAFNGGKHAPVYESILMKGKSDYVTEPMTDQGILTLLGGLQKAPVSMALLCDSYGGAINKVASDATAFVHRANTKYSMQYYMQWDKPDASDAHLLAMRTLYDSMRPFVSGGCYVNYCDLDLGNGYAKAYWGDNLPRLMKIKAQVDPKNIFKHAQSVPLS